One Desmodus rotundus isolate HL8 chromosome 10, HLdesRot8A.1, whole genome shotgun sequence genomic window, ggcggggcggggcggggcggggcggggcggggcgggggcgggggctcaCCGTGCAGGCAGCCGCGTGCAGGTCTGCGATCTGTCGCTCTGCCGCGGTTAACTCTTGGCTCACAGGGAGTCTCTCTGCCCCCGCGGGCCTGTCCTGCGAGGGGGGCCCGGTGCCGCCGCGATCTCGCTCAGAAACGAAGCAGAGGGTGACGCTGGGGTGTTGGTGGAACCCTGCTGTGACCCAGAGGGGCCGTGGCGGCCGGGCAGCGGGACGCTGTCCCCCGAGCGCCGCACCCACGAGCACTGGGATCTGCCTGGCCTTCATGGCCGCCACAGGCCGAGCCGCCCCGCCCTCGCCGAGTCCTGGCCCCGCCTTCAACtgcgccagccccgccccccgccga contains:
- the C10H1orf53 gene encoding uncharacterized protein C1orf53 homolog; this translates as MKARQIPVLVGAALGGQRPAARPPRPLWVTAGFHQHPSVTLCFVSERDRGGTGPPSQDRPAGAERLPVSQELTAAERQIADLHAAACTAGQLSYPDPATGYVVLTQLAHVRRGRCCGSACRHCPYGQVNVKDPAKRKQFNSCFYV